The Panicum virgatum strain AP13 chromosome 5K, P.virgatum_v5, whole genome shotgun sequence genome has a window encoding:
- the LOC120706302 gene encoding non-specific phospholipase C6-like — MATGSRRQPLPLLLLPLILLAGRGEAGAARPSPIKNVVVLALENRSFDHILGWTRRLLGLPVDGLTGAECNPNSSPNSSAICVSADADLVVPDDPGHSFEDVLEQVFGNVSAAAAQPSMSGFVRSALSVNALLSSAVMRAFRPALLPAFSALAPAFAVFDRWFSSIPGPTQPNRLFLYSATSRGAVAHNKLDLLLGYPQRTIFDSLAADGRGFAVYFKTIPTVLFYRRLRALRHAARSFHRYDAAFKDHARRGVLPALSVIEPRYFDLTGTPADDDHPAHDVANGQRLVKDVYEALRAGPQWNQTLLVVTYDEHGGFYDHVATPTAGVPSPDGIRGPPPFFFKFDRLGVRVPTIMVSPWIKKGTVVGRPAGPTDTSEFEHSSIPATLKKIFDLSSDFLTKRDAWAGTFEHIFTELDEPRTDCPETLPEVPFERPTPPNEHGWLSDFQRELVELASFLNGDYMLTSLAQEARTKKMTVKQADAYVRRAITGFLRASKQALRLGANESAIVTMRSSLTSKSTGSSP, encoded by the exons ATGGCAACGGGATCGCGGCGGCAGCCtctgccgctcctcctcctccccctgatcctcctcgccggccgcggcgaggccggcgccgcccggccgaGCCCCATAAAGAACGTGGTGGTGCTGGCGCTGGAGAACCGGTCGTTCGACCACATCCTCGGGTGGacgcgccgcctgctggggctccCCGTCGACGGGCTCACCGGCGCCGAGTGCAACCCCAACTCCTCCCCCAACAGCTCCGCCATCTGCGTGTCCGCCGACGCCGACCTCGTCGTCCCCGACGACCCGGGCCACTCCTTCGAGGACGTCCTCGAGCAGGTCTTCGGTaacgtctccgccgccgccgcgcagccctCCATGTCGGGCTTCGTCCGCAGCGCGCTCTCCGTCAacgccctcctctcctccgccgTCATGCGCGCCTTCCGCCCCGCCCTCCTCCCGGCCTTCTCCGCGCTCGCGCCGGCCTTCGCCGTCTTCGACCGCTGGTTCTCCTCCATCCCGGGGCCCACCCAGCCCAACCGCCTCTTCCTCTACTCCGCCACCTCCCGCGGCGCCGTCGCGCACAACAAGCTCGACCTCCTCCTCGGCTACCCGCAGCGCACCATCTTCgactccctcgccgccgacggccgCGGCTTCGCCGTCTACTTCAAGACCATCCCCACCGTCCTCTTctaccgccgcctccgcgcgctccgccacgccgcgcgGAGCTTCCACCGCTACGACGCCGCCTTCAAGGACCACGCCCGCCGCGGCGTGCTCCCGGCGCTCTCCGTCATCGAGCCCAGGTACTTCGACCTCACGGGGACCCCCGCCGACGACGACCACCCGGCGCACGACGTCGCCAACGGCCAGCGCCTCGTCAAGGACGTGTACGAGGCGCTCCGGGCGGGGCCGCAGTGGAACCAGACGCTGCTCGTCGTCACCTACGATGAGCACGGCGGGTTCTACGACCACGTCGCCACGCCCACTGCCGGCGTGCCCAGCCCCGACGGCATCCGGGGCCCGCCGCCATTCTTCTTCAAGTTCGACCGCCTCGGCGTCAGGGTGCCCACCATCATGGTCTCGCCGTGGATCAAGAAGGGCACCGTCGTCGGCCGCCCCGCCGGGCCCACCGACACCTCCGAGTTCGAGCACTCCTCCATCCCGGCCACCCTCAAGAAGATCTTCGACCTCTCGTCGGATTTCCTCACCAAACGGGATGCGTGGGCCGGCACATTCGAGCACATCTTCACTGAGCTCGACGAACCAAGAACAGACTGCCCAG agacattgccgGAGGTGCCATTCGAGAGGCCGACCCCGCCCAACGAGCACGGCTGGCTCTCGGATTTCCAGCGCGAGCTCGTGGAGCTCGCGAGCTTTCTGAACGGCGACTACATGCTGACGAGCCTCGCGCAGGAGGCCCGGACGAAGAAGATGACGGTGAAGCAGGCCGACGCGTACGTGCGGCGAGCCATCACGGGCTTTCTGCGGGCGAGCAAGCAGGCGCTGCGGCTGGGCGCGAACGAGTCCGCCATCGTCACCATGAGGTCGTCTCTGACGAGTAAGAGCACCGGCTCCAGCCCCTGA